A window of Pseudomonas monteilii contains these coding sequences:
- a CDS encoding ABC transporter permease, producing MLKVDQRDPAALPRLLLIGMALLVLWPGVHLSELNPAVLWQADNRQQMAAFVGAFWPPAHDAEFLALLFDATLQTLAVAAAGLCLALLPAIPASLLASRALSLSAASQGGRPRPLAQLARWPVRGVLIFLRSVPEIVWALLFVRAVGLGPTAGVLAIAITYSGMLGKVYAEIFESVDQRPAHALLQAGSGRLVAFCYGILPSAMAELVSYTVYRWECAVRASVVMGFVGAGGLGQQIDLSMRMFDGAQVASMLLAFLVLVMLADGLSRLLRGRLA from the coding sequence ATGCTGAAGGTTGATCAGCGTGATCCCGCTGCGTTGCCGCGCCTGCTGTTGATCGGCATGGCCCTGCTGGTGCTGTGGCCCGGCGTGCACCTGAGCGAACTGAATCCGGCCGTGCTGTGGCAGGCCGACAATCGCCAGCAGATGGCCGCATTCGTCGGTGCCTTCTGGCCGCCGGCCCACGATGCGGAGTTCCTGGCCCTGCTGTTCGACGCCACCTTGCAGACGCTGGCCGTCGCCGCGGCAGGCCTGTGCCTGGCGCTGTTGCCGGCCATTCCTGCCAGCCTGCTGGCCAGCCGTGCCCTGTCGCTGAGCGCCGCCTCCCAGGGTGGTCGGCCCAGGCCGTTGGCGCAGCTGGCACGCTGGCCGGTACGCGGGGTGCTGATCTTCCTGCGCAGCGTGCCGGAGATCGTCTGGGCGCTCTTGTTCGTGCGCGCGGTGGGCCTCGGGCCGACGGCCGGGGTACTGGCCATCGCCATCACCTACAGCGGCATGCTCGGCAAGGTCTACGCCGAGATCTTCGAGTCGGTCGATCAGCGTCCCGCCCATGCCTTGCTGCAGGCAGGCAGCGGCCGCCTGGTCGCGTTCTGCTACGGCATCCTGCCCAGCGCCATGGCCGAGCTGGTGTCCTACACCGTCTATCGCTGGGAGTGTGCGGTGCGCGCCTCGGTGGTGATGGGCTTCGTCGGCGCCGGTGGGCTGGGCCAGCAGATCGATCTGTCGATGCGCATGTTCGATGGCGCGCAGGTGGCCAGCATGCTGTTGGCGTTTCTCGTGCTGGTGATGCTCGCCGACGGTCTGAGCCGGCTGCTGCGTGGGAGGCTGGCATGA